In a single window of the Hydrogenobaculum sp. 3684 genome:
- the tilS gene encoding tRNA lysidine(34) synthetase TilS, which produces MNLARKIFEANNLFNLIEKGDKILIGFSGGVDSVVLSYLLFKLKDVLGIEIGLAHFNHHLREDADEDEAFCIDFAKSLKIPIYVERFDIKSLKGNIEENARKKRYEFLQKTSKKEGYNKIATAHHLDDLAETMILWFVRGGGLKGLSGFKAYKENIIRPLITATKDEIRAFAKEQHLNWKEDYTNYDETISRNLIRHKVIPILKKINPNFLSTVLQESIILQDEEAFLEDYTEHVIKNIDVFDVKSLKQEPRAIQRRIVRKTFGTKTFQKTELVLKLLENAKQIRLSKNKILEVKNGKITLRMI; this is translated from the coding sequence ATGAACCTTGCAAGAAAGATTTTTGAAGCCAACAATCTTTTTAATCTGATAGAAAAAGGCGATAAAATACTCATTGGTTTTTCTGGTGGTGTAGATTCTGTGGTGCTATCTTATCTTCTTTTTAAGCTAAAAGACGTTCTTGGTATTGAGATTGGACTGGCTCATTTTAACCACCATTTAAGAGAAGATGCTGATGAAGATGAGGCTTTTTGTATAGATTTTGCTAAAAGCCTAAAAATACCTATATATGTAGAGAGATTTGATATAAAATCTTTAAAAGGCAATATAGAAGAAAACGCCCGTAAAAAGCGCTATGAGTTTCTACAAAAAACTTCAAAAAAAGAAGGCTACAATAAGATAGCTACAGCCCATCATCTTGATGATTTGGCAGAAACAATGATACTTTGGTTTGTAAGAGGAGGAGGACTAAAAGGTCTATCTGGTTTTAAGGCTTATAAAGAAAATATAATAAGACCACTTATCACCGCCACAAAAGATGAGATTAGAGCTTTTGCAAAAGAGCAACACTTGAATTGGAAAGAAGATTATACAAACTACGATGAGACTATATCAAGAAACCTCATAAGGCACAAAGTAATACCCATTTTAAAAAAGATAAACCCAAATTTTTTATCTACAGTACTCCAAGAGTCTATAATCCTTCAAGATGAAGAGGCTTTTTTGGAAGATTATACAGAGCATGTTATAAAAAATATAGATGTTTTTGATGTTAAAAGCCTAAAACAAGAGCCAAGAGCTATACAAAGACGCATTGTAAGAAAAACCTTTGGCACAAAAACGTTCCAGAAAACAGAATTGGTTTTAAAGCTTTTGGAAAACGCTAAACAAATAAGACTATCTAAAAATAAGATATTGGAAGTAAAAAATGGCAAAATAACACTAAGAATGATATAA
- a CDS encoding YggS family pyridoxal phosphate-dependent enzyme — MLKERIEEVYTKIEKTALKAHRKKEDIKLLAVTKTVPEDVLKEAYSLGIRLFGENKVQEFLRKYEALKDLDIEWHFIGALQTNKVKYLKNKVKLIHSVDRKALVDEISKRMEHIDILIEVNVGQESSKSGVEENHLKELTEYTLSKPNINLKGLMCIPPYFEDTEKVRPFFAKLRNLKEDLEKTFNIKLPELSMGMSHDFEVAIEEGATIVRIGTYLFGQRQYT; from the coding sequence ATGCTAAAAGAGCGTATTGAAGAGGTTTATACCAAGATAGAAAAAACTGCTTTGAAAGCGCATAGGAAAAAAGAAGACATAAAGCTTTTGGCTGTTACAAAAACGGTACCTGAGGATGTTTTAAAAGAAGCTTACAGCCTTGGTATTAGGCTTTTTGGAGAAAACAAAGTCCAAGAGTTTTTAAGAAAATACGAAGCTTTAAAAGATCTTGATATAGAATGGCATTTTATAGGAGCGCTTCAAACCAACAAGGTAAAATATTTAAAAAATAAAGTAAAACTTATACACTCAGTGGATAGAAAAGCCCTTGTGGATGAGATTTCAAAACGAATGGAGCATATTGATATTCTTATAGAAGTAAACGTAGGACAAGAGAGTTCAAAATCTGGTGTAGAAGAAAATCACCTTAAAGAGCTAACAGAGTACACGCTTTCAAAACCAAACATAAACTTAAAAGGGCTTATGTGTATACCACCTTATTTTGAAGATACAGAAAAAGTACGTCCTTTTTTTGCAAAGTTAAGAAACTTAAAAGAAGATTTAGAAAAGACATTTAATATAAAACTACCTGAACTATCTATGGGCATGTCCCATGATTTTGAAGTAGCTATAGAAGAAGGTGCCACAATAGTAAGAATAGGCACATATCTCTTTGGCCAAAGACAATACACATAA
- a CDS encoding dihydroorotate dehydrogenase electron transfer subunit, giving the protein MEDVRLEILKNEKVGMHTYLMVLKLNHSYDIKPGHFVMIKPNDSFDPLNRRAFAIADVEEDAIYIYYDVVGKGTAVMSTLRKGEFVDVLMPLGNGLFEASRDKLNVVLAGGIGISGVSLFCRLLKEKNLNFKVYYGARSKEYLVMLDWFSKYSIPIEVYTDDGSFGKKGFVTDALKNIDSANIYACGPSPMLKAVQNISKQKGFDAYLSLENPMACGYGVCLGCVVKTSDGYVRTCVEGPVFKSDEIIL; this is encoded by the coding sequence ATGGAAGATGTAAGATTAGAAATCCTAAAAAATGAAAAAGTGGGAATGCATACATATTTGATGGTGCTAAAGCTAAACCATAGCTACGATATAAAACCAGGGCATTTTGTTATGATAAAACCAAACGATAGTTTTGATCCTTTAAACAGAAGGGCTTTCGCCATAGCAGATGTAGAAGAAGATGCTATTTATATATACTACGATGTAGTAGGAAAAGGAACAGCTGTTATGAGCACTTTGAGGAAAGGGGAGTTTGTGGATGTACTGATGCCTCTTGGAAACGGGCTTTTTGAAGCCTCAAGGGATAAGTTAAACGTTGTTTTGGCTGGTGGTATTGGTATATCTGGGGTTAGTTTGTTTTGTAGGCTTTTAAAAGAAAAAAACTTAAATTTTAAAGTATACTACGGAGCAAGGTCAAAGGAATATCTTGTTATGCTTGATTGGTTTTCAAAATACTCTATTCCTATAGAGGTTTACACAGACGATGGGAGTTTTGGTAAAAAAGGTTTTGTGACGGATGCTCTAAAGAATATAGATAGTGCGAATATCTATGCCTGTGGTCCTAGTCCTATGTTAAAAGCCGTTCAAAACATTTCAAAACAAAAAGGGTTTGATGCTTATCTTTCTTTGGAAAATCCTATGGCTTGCGGATATGGGGTTTGTCTTGGGTGTGTGGTAAAAACCAGCGATGGTTATGTGAGGACTTGCGTAGAAGGTCCTGTTTTTAAAAGCGATGAAATAATACTTTAA
- a CDS encoding iron-containing alcohol dehydrogenase — MVFNYYMPVDIHFGYGSLSKVGEVARRFGFKGLIVTGKSSKKHGYLDKVISNLILNNIRDVIIYDEIEPNPTDISVNKGARIAAENKVDFIIGLGGGSILDAAKAIAIVSSNEGFAWEYVFYPEGPKSIPYYTRPVIAIPTTAGTGSEVNKYSVISNPNRKEKLAIAHSLNYPKVAIVDPELTMSMDKDLTATTGMDAFYHALESYTNRLNNRIAEDLDVVALKLILKWLEIAYEDGTNKEARENMSYGAMLAGIAIDQKRAGIIHAMEHPISGRYPQVAHAKGLSALGYYVTLYNIKRAPEKYRKLALELGLKDEYHLLETLKNLTKRLNLPLSLKDLGIVPDEDLPRILAEDVYFTGRNAFNINPAEITEKEVELIYKASLFEDESLVP, encoded by the coding sequence ATGGTGTTTAATTATTACATGCCTGTGGATATACATTTTGGATACGGCAGTTTGTCAAAAGTAGGTGAAGTGGCAAGAAGGTTTGGTTTTAAAGGGCTCATTGTAACAGGTAAGTCTTCTAAAAAGCATGGATATCTTGACAAGGTTATATCAAACCTCATTTTAAACAACATAAGAGATGTCATCATATACGATGAGATAGAACCAAATCCCACAGATATAAGCGTAAATAAAGGAGCAAGGATAGCTGCTGAAAACAAAGTAGATTTTATCATAGGTCTTGGGGGTGGTTCTATATTGGATGCGGCTAAAGCTATAGCTATAGTCTCTTCTAACGAAGGTTTTGCCTGGGAATACGTGTTTTACCCAGAAGGTCCAAAATCAATCCCCTATTACACAAGACCTGTTATAGCTATACCAACCACTGCCGGTACTGGCTCTGAAGTAAACAAATACTCTGTAATATCAAATCCCAATAGAAAAGAAAAGCTTGCAATAGCCCATTCTCTAAACTATCCAAAGGTGGCTATAGTAGACCCAGAACTTACCATGAGTATGGATAAAGATCTTACCGCCACCACAGGTATGGATGCTTTTTACCATGCTTTAGAATCTTATACCAACAGACTAAATAACCGCATTGCAGAAGACTTGGATGTCGTAGCTTTAAAGCTTATACTAAAATGGCTTGAAATAGCCTATGAAGATGGCACCAACAAAGAAGCTAGAGAAAACATGAGCTACGGGGCTATGCTTGCAGGTATAGCTATAGATCAAAAAAGGGCTGGTATTATCCACGCTATGGAGCATCCTATATCTGGTAGATATCCGCAAGTAGCCCATGCAAAAGGCTTATCGGCTTTAGGATATTATGTGACCCTTTACAACATAAAAAGAGCACCGGAAAAATATAGAAAACTTGCCCTAGAGCTCGGTTTAAAAGATGAGTATCATCTTCTTGAAACGCTCAAAAACCTTACTAAAAGGCTAAATCTTCCTCTTAGCCTCAAAGACCTTGGTATAGTCCCAGATGAAGATCTTCCTCGCATTCTTGCAGAGGATGTGTACTTTACCGGTAGAAACGCTTTTAATATAAATCCCGCTGAGATTACAGAAAAAGAGGTAGAGCTTATATACAAAGCTTCCTTGTTTGAAGATGAAAGCCTTGTGCCTTAG